The Agromyces marinus genome window below encodes:
- a CDS encoding MarR family winged helix-turn-helix transcriptional regulator, with the protein MADRTIAVAAWEALFRAQVAVMRELSAEFPTEVMSLNEYDVLFNISRAPSRRLRLKDLNRHVLISQPSVSRLVDRLVGRGWVEKVDDPLDGRGTIVELTSTGYQEFRRAAIHHMQGITQHVGTALDDDELRKLTALCDRLREAQQAHAD; encoded by the coding sequence GTGGCGGATCGCACGATAGCCGTGGCGGCGTGGGAGGCGCTGTTCCGCGCCCAGGTCGCGGTGATGCGGGAGCTCTCGGCCGAGTTCCCGACCGAGGTCATGTCGCTGAACGAGTACGACGTGCTCTTCAACATCAGCCGGGCGCCATCCCGTCGCCTCCGGCTCAAGGACCTCAACCGGCACGTGCTCATCTCCCAGCCGAGCGTCAGCCGGCTGGTCGACCGCCTCGTCGGCCGAGGATGGGTCGAGAAGGTCGACGACCCGCTCGACGGGCGCGGAACGATCGTCGAGCTCACCTCGACCGGCTACCAGGAGTTCCGGCGCGCGGCCATCCACCACATGCAGGGCATCACGCAGCACGTCGGCACCGCGCTCGACGACGACGAACTGCGCAAGCTCACGGCCCTGTGCGATCGGTTGCGCGAAGCGCAGCAGGCACACGCCGACTGA
- a CDS encoding LCP family protein, which translates to MEAHESRSTARREDETPAIARHGRLRSNGAWSTISKAAASVLAVVLVSGTAVAAYAALDLAATAKPTISLGNEAALEGVPDVGAIEGGVNMLIIGSDSRQGQGDGFGDPDEETAVLNDVNLLLHISEDHSHAEVVSFPRDMLIDIPTGCTDPDSGEELWEQYGVKINSVLDYGGMPCVVKTVENLTGLTIPFAGTVQFMGAAAISEAVGGVEVCVAEPIEDVHTDLFLEAGTHELAGLEALQFLRTRYGVGDGSDLGRISNQQVFMSALARELQSDGTLTDPLKLYSIAKAALDNMQLSSTLGDPTKLVSIAKAATDIDLAKIAFVQYPTGYVDDFAAVVPTEAAEAINLALQEDRPMLLDPTANADKDFASAGTSEPTEAPAEPAEPEPSTDASAEPTESAAPEPTAEALSGEVSGQTAAETRCSAGRTLADQ; encoded by the coding sequence GTGGAGGCTCACGAGTCGCGCAGCACCGCGCGCCGCGAAGATGAGACCCCGGCGATCGCCCGCCACGGCCGCCTCAGGTCGAACGGGGCATGGTCGACGATCTCGAAGGCGGCGGCATCCGTTCTCGCGGTCGTGCTCGTCTCGGGCACCGCGGTCGCCGCGTACGCCGCACTCGACCTCGCTGCGACGGCGAAGCCGACCATCTCGCTCGGCAACGAGGCGGCGCTCGAGGGGGTCCCCGACGTCGGGGCCATCGAGGGCGGCGTCAACATGCTCATCATCGGCAGCGACAGCCGTCAGGGGCAGGGCGACGGCTTCGGCGACCCCGACGAGGAGACGGCCGTCCTCAACGACGTGAACCTCCTGCTGCACATCTCGGAGGACCATTCGCACGCCGAGGTCGTGAGCTTCCCGCGCGACATGCTCATCGACATCCCCACGGGATGCACCGACCCGGATTCCGGCGAGGAACTGTGGGAGCAGTACGGCGTGAAGATCAACTCGGTGCTCGACTACGGCGGCATGCCGTGCGTGGTCAAGACGGTCGAGAACCTGACCGGGCTCACCATCCCGTTCGCCGGCACGGTGCAGTTCATGGGCGCCGCGGCGATCTCCGAAGCCGTCGGCGGCGTCGAGGTGTGCGTCGCCGAACCCATCGAGGACGTGCACACCGACCTCTTCCTCGAAGCCGGCACGCACGAGCTCGCGGGCCTCGAGGCGCTCCAGTTCCTCCGCACCCGGTACGGCGTCGGCGACGGCTCCGACCTCGGGCGCATCTCGAACCAGCAGGTGTTCATGTCGGCGCTCGCGCGCGAGCTGCAGTCCGACGGCACGTTGACCGATCCGCTCAAGCTGTACTCGATCGCCAAGGCCGCGCTCGACAACATGCAGCTCTCGTCGACCCTCGGCGACCCCACCAAGCTGGTCTCGATCGCGAAGGCTGCGACGGACATCGACCTCGCGAAGATCGCCTTCGTCCAGTACCCGACGGGGTACGTCGACGACTTCGCGGCGGTCGTGCCGACCGAGGCCGCCGAGGCGATCAACCTGGCCCTCCAGGAGGACCGGCCGATGCTCCTCGACCCGACCGCGAACGCCGACAAGGACTTCGCCTCGGCGGGGACCTCCGAGCCGACCGAGGCGCCGGCCGAGCCGGCCGAACCCGAACCGTCGACGGATGCCTCGGCCGAACCCACCGAGTCCGCTGCACCCGAACCCACCGCGGAGGCCCTCTCCGGCGAGGTCTCCGGGCAGACGGCCGCCGAGACGCGGTGCTCGGCGGGCCGCACGCTGGCCGACCAGTAG
- a CDS encoding winged helix-turn-helix domain-containing protein, with translation MSIALAPARTSHPAAVRPAGPAQASPAHAPSASAASPSVPAPSAPRLRAVPEGTEARGFVLYVGIDEAKAAADGTNLHRIVEALRTLTSELSPSAETYAAVALAPEGAGGRDVDVVRLALQDPSALARQREEGELAADADRHPDGVIIDISRKRVLLDGEPAGLTYKEFELLQFLVLREGRTIERHELIDGLWAGDDDIPNERTIDVHVRRLRSKLAHYQDIVRTVRGVGYRFDRHADVSIRQASTPSPDVF, from the coding sequence ATGTCCATCGCTCTTGCTCCCGCCCGCACCTCCCACCCGGCCGCCGTCCGCCCGGCCGGGCCCGCTCAGGCGTCGCCCGCGCACGCCCCGTCGGCGTCCGCTGCCTCTCCGTCAGTGCCCGCTCCGTCAGCGCCTCGGCTGCGTGCCGTGCCCGAGGGCACCGAGGCCCGAGGCTTCGTGCTGTACGTCGGAATCGACGAGGCGAAGGCCGCGGCCGACGGCACCAACCTCCACCGCATCGTCGAGGCGCTCCGCACCCTGACCTCCGAGCTGTCCCCCTCCGCGGAGACCTACGCCGCCGTCGCCCTGGCACCCGAGGGTGCCGGCGGTCGCGACGTGGACGTGGTCCGCCTCGCACTCCAGGACCCCTCCGCGCTCGCGAGGCAGCGGGAAGAGGGCGAACTCGCCGCCGACGCGGACCGCCACCCCGACGGCGTCATCATCGACATCTCCCGCAAGCGGGTGCTGCTCGACGGCGAGCCCGCCGGCCTGACCTACAAGGAGTTCGAGCTCCTGCAGTTCCTGGTCCTCCGCGAGGGCCGGACGATCGAACGCCACGAACTCATCGACGGCCTGTGGGCCGGCGATGACGACATCCCGAACGAGCGCACGATCGACGTGCACGTGAGGCGCCTCCGCTCGAAGCTCGCGCACTACCAGGACATCGTCCGCACGGTGCGCGGCGTCGGTTACCGATTCGACCGCCACGCCGACGTGTCGATCCGCCAGGCCTCCACGCCGAGCCCCGACGTCTTCTGA
- the upp gene encoding uracil phosphoribosyltransferase yields MRVHVADHPLITHKLTVLRDESTPSPVFRSLVEELMTLLAYEGTRDVRVEPVDIVTPVAPMTGVRIAEPKPLIVPILRAGLGMLEGMTKLLPSAEVGFLGMARNEETLEPTTYAERLPDDLSGRQCFVLDPMLATGGSLVAAIEFLLKRGATDVTAICILAAPEGLRAVESAMEGRNVTVVLGAVDERLNEHGFIVPGLGDAGDRLYGTV; encoded by the coding sequence ATGCGAGTCCACGTCGCCGACCACCCGCTGATCACGCACAAGCTCACCGTGCTGCGCGATGAGTCCACGCCGTCACCGGTCTTCCGGTCGCTGGTCGAGGAGCTCATGACGCTGCTGGCGTACGAGGGCACGCGCGACGTCCGCGTCGAGCCGGTCGACATCGTCACGCCGGTCGCGCCCATGACGGGGGTTCGCATCGCCGAACCCAAGCCGCTCATCGTGCCGATCCTGCGCGCCGGGCTGGGAATGCTCGAGGGCATGACCAAGCTGCTGCCCTCCGCCGAGGTCGGCTTCCTCGGGATGGCCCGCAACGAGGAGACGCTGGAGCCGACGACGTACGCCGAGCGGCTTCCGGACGACCTGTCGGGCCGGCAGTGCTTCGTGCTCGACCCGATGCTCGCGACGGGCGGCTCGCTCGTGGCCGCGATCGAGTTCCTCCTGAAGCGCGGCGCGACGGATGTCACGGCGATCTGCATCCTCGCGGCGCCCGAGGGGCTTCGCGCGGTCGAATCGGCGATGGAGGGGCGAAACGTGACGGTCGTGCTGGGGGCGGTCGACGAGCGGCTGAACGAGCACGGATTCATCGTTCCCGGGCTGGGTGACGCGGGCGACCGGTTGTACGGCACGGTCTGA
- a CDS encoding ATP-dependent DNA ligase, which yields MAQGPAQVVDVDGRRVRLTSLDKVMYPETGMTKGEVIAYYAEIAPVMLPHLAGRPITRKRWVNGVGTPRHPLDAFFEKHLEEHAPDWIHREVQHHSDGDKTYPVADSRATLVWLAQMGALELHVPQWRFERVAAGATSRADAAGPANPDRMVFDLDPGEGVGLPECAEVARLVRGLLDPIGLEPVPVTSGSKGLHLYAALDGRQSSDQVSAVAHEVARALEADHPDLIVSSMRKSIRGGRVLIDWSQNNGRKTTIAPYSLRGRFRPTVAAPRTWAELDDPGLRHLEAGEVLAKLAERADPMLAVTHASADGPLRTYLSMRSADATPEPMPDSTWGVPNDGDPRFVIQEHHARRLHFDLRLERDGVLRSWAVPKGVPESPGTNHLAVQTEDHPMEYLGFAGTIPEGQYGAGSMTVWDTGTYETEKWRADEVIVTLHGRVGGPLGRVRVALIRTQGEGEKSQWLLHRMKSQRPAVDPDAMADAAPRPVAQAPSRTATRTGTDAARQPSAFPKPMLAAAGTPGLVAGDEWAIEWKWDGVRVIARVEDGAVRLVTRTGLDRSKTYPELAALAAAVRADAVLDGEVVALDEHGRPDFGLLQQRMNLERPREIAAAAASVPVGLRLFDVLEIAGVPTIGEPYDQRRERLERMLRPGVDAPVEVSPRVDLGADAALERARADGLEGIVAKRRSSPYRPGVRSDDWVKIKVARTQEVVIGGYRPGVGTRAGRIRSLLVGVPTSAGLRYAGRVGSGLRERDAERLLARLDAIAMVESPFLEVPETDAADAVWVEPEIVGEIEFGEWTRTGVARHPRWRGLRPDKRPDEVVEER from the coding sequence ATGGCGCAGGGTCCCGCCCAGGTGGTCGACGTCGACGGACGTCGCGTCCGCCTGACCAGCCTCGACAAGGTCATGTACCCCGAGACCGGCATGACCAAGGGCGAGGTGATCGCCTACTACGCCGAGATCGCGCCCGTGATGCTGCCGCACCTGGCGGGTCGCCCGATCACGCGCAAGCGGTGGGTGAACGGGGTGGGCACCCCGCGGCATCCGCTCGATGCGTTCTTCGAGAAGCACCTCGAGGAGCATGCGCCCGACTGGATCCACCGCGAGGTGCAGCACCATTCCGACGGCGACAAGACGTACCCGGTCGCCGACAGCCGGGCGACGCTCGTGTGGCTCGCGCAGATGGGCGCGCTCGAGTTGCACGTCCCGCAGTGGCGATTCGAGCGGGTGGCGGCCGGCGCCACGAGCCGAGCGGATGCCGCGGGCCCGGCGAACCCGGACCGCATGGTGTTCGACCTCGACCCCGGGGAGGGCGTCGGGCTGCCCGAGTGCGCCGAGGTCGCGCGCCTCGTCCGCGGCCTGCTCGACCCGATCGGACTCGAACCGGTGCCGGTCACGAGCGGAAGCAAGGGCCTCCACCTGTACGCAGCGCTCGACGGCCGTCAGAGCTCCGACCAGGTCTCGGCCGTGGCGCACGAGGTCGCCCGGGCGCTCGAGGCCGACCATCCCGACCTCATCGTCTCGAGCATGCGCAAGAGCATCCGGGGCGGGCGCGTGCTCATCGACTGGAGCCAGAACAACGGCAGGAAGACCACGATCGCGCCGTACTCGCTGCGCGGCCGGTTCCGCCCGACCGTCGCGGCGCCGCGGACCTGGGCCGAACTCGACGACCCGGGCCTGCGCCACCTCGAGGCCGGCGAGGTGCTGGCGAAGCTCGCCGAACGCGCCGACCCGATGCTCGCCGTGACGCACGCGTCGGCCGACGGCCCGCTGCGCACCTACCTGTCGATGCGCTCGGCGGATGCCACGCCCGAGCCCATGCCCGACTCGACCTGGGGGGTCCCGAACGACGGCGACCCGCGTTTCGTGATCCAGGAGCACCACGCCCGCAGGCTGCACTTCGACCTGCGGCTGGAGCGCGACGGCGTGCTGCGCAGTTGGGCGGTGCCGAAGGGCGTGCCCGAGTCGCCGGGCACGAACCACCTCGCGGTGCAGACCGAGGACCACCCGATGGAGTACCTCGGTTTCGCGGGCACGATCCCCGAGGGCCAGTACGGCGCCGGGTCGATGACCGTGTGGGACACCGGAACATACGAGACCGAGAAGTGGCGCGCCGACGAGGTCATCGTCACGCTGCACGGTCGCGTCGGCGGCCCGCTCGGCCGCGTGCGGGTCGCGCTCATCCGCACGCAGGGCGAGGGTGAGAAGAGCCAGTGGCTCCTGCACCGCATGAAGTCCCAGCGTCCGGCCGTCGACCCGGATGCGATGGCGGATGCCGCGCCGCGGCCGGTCGCGCAGGCCCCCTCGCGCACGGCGACGAGGACCGGAACGGATGCCGCGCGGCAGCCGTCCGCGTTCCCGAAGCCGATGCTCGCGGCCGCCGGAACCCCGGGGCTCGTCGCCGGCGACGAGTGGGCGATCGAATGGAAGTGGGACGGCGTGCGCGTCATCGCGCGCGTCGAGGACGGCGCGGTGCGCCTTGTCACCCGGACGGGCCTGGACCGTTCGAAGACGTACCCGGAACTGGCGGCGCTCGCCGCGGCGGTGCGCGCGGACGCGGTCCTCGACGGCGAGGTCGTCGCACTCGACGAGCACGGCCGGCCGGACTTCGGGCTGCTCCAACAGCGCATGAACCTCGAGCGTCCGCGTGAGATCGCCGCGGCCGCGGCATCCGTCCCGGTCGGGCTGCGCCTGTTCGACGTGCTCGAGATCGCCGGGGTCCCGACGATCGGCGAACCGTACGACCAGCGTCGCGAACGGCTCGAACGGATGCTGCGACCGGGGGTCGACGCGCCCGTCGAGGTGTCGCCGCGGGTCGACCTCGGCGCCGATGCGGCGCTCGAGCGGGCGAGGGCCGACGGACTCGAGGGCATCGTCGCGAAGCGACGCTCCTCGCCGTACCGACCGGGGGTCCGCAGCGACGACTGGGTCAAGATCAAGGTCGCGCGCACCCAGGAGGTGGTGATCGGCGGCTACCGGCCGGGCGTCGGCACCCGTGCCGGCCGGATCCGTTCGCTCCTCGTCGGCGTGCCGACATCCGCCGGCCTGCGCTATGCCGGGCGGGTCGGGTCGGGCCTGCGCGAGCGCGACGCGGAACGCCTGCTCGCACGGCTCGACGCGATCGCCATGGTCGAGTCCCCGTTCCTCGAGGTGCCCGAGACGGATGCCGCCGATGCCGTCTGGGTCGAACCCGAGATCGTCGGCGAGATCGAGTTCGGGGAGTGGACGCGGACGGGGGTGGCGCGCCATCCGCGCTGGCGGGGGCTGCGGCCCGACAAGCGCCCCGACGAGGTGGTCGAGGAGCGGTGA
- a CDS encoding GNAT family N-acetyltransferase: protein MTDDEVEIVRDDEARRYRLLLGGAEAGRAEFRLREGSIVFTHTIIDPAFEGRGLGSRLARFVIEDAISRGERIVPRCPFIRGWLLKHPGYEDAIEWPERRAVGGA, encoded by the coding sequence GTGACCGACGACGAGGTCGAGATCGTGCGCGATGACGAGGCGCGACGCTACCGGTTGCTGCTCGGCGGCGCGGAGGCGGGTCGTGCGGAGTTCCGGTTGCGGGAGGGCAGCATCGTGTTCACCCACACGATCATCGATCCGGCGTTCGAGGGTCGGGGATTGGGCTCGCGGCTTGCGCGGTTCGTGATCGAGGACGCGATCTCCCGCGGCGAGCGCATCGTTCCGCGCTGTCCGTTCATCCGCGGGTGGCTGCTCAAGCACCCCGGCTACGAGGACGCGATCGAGTGGCCGGAGCGGCGTGCCGTGGGCGGGGCCTGA
- a CDS encoding glycoside hydrolase family 15 protein yields MAKTYPDISDHGLIGDLQTAALVSTDGTIDWFCCPRFDSPSVFGSLLDPERGGFFRVRPIGAEYVTRQLYLPDTAILITRFLTDAGVGEVIDFMPVADGVETDRHAIVRMVRVVRGEMTFEGEIQPRFDYGRAPHRLVRSGVGAKFVSDDLTITLHRVGEPVVHDDERAARVEVVGEGVRVSITLRAGELTGVMLESGDVEARQISEDELVETFLATRRYWRGWVDRSTYTGRWREMVTRSAITLKLMTYAPTGALIAAPTASLPEQVGGGRNWDYRYTWVRDASFSVYALLSLGYDREAEAFVGWLLDRIHEQPGGEGGPLRIMYRVDGSADLDEAELEHLAGYRGSQPVRVGNGASGQLQLDIYGEAMDSIRLADTHGVELSHAGWVKVRSMLDWLCDHWDTPEEGIWETRGGPQRFTYGRFMSWVALDRGIRLAEAHGRPSSFTRWMHERDRIYERIMEVGFDPERGAFVQHEGSDVLDASLLRMPLLGFVTPNDPMWHSTLDAIDEQLVSDSLVYRYDPEAAPDGLAGGEGTFTLCSFWYVDALARSGRLDEARLVFEKMLTYANHLGLYAEEIGLTGEQLGNFPQAFSHLALINAAVNLDYQLDHGSGDVGPVLRRRRID; encoded by the coding sequence ATGGCGAAGACGTATCCGGACATCAGCGACCACGGCCTGATCGGCGACCTGCAGACTGCCGCCCTCGTCTCGACCGACGGCACGATCGACTGGTTCTGCTGCCCGCGATTCGACTCGCCGAGCGTGTTCGGTTCGCTGCTCGATCCCGAGCGGGGCGGGTTCTTCCGCGTCCGGCCGATCGGCGCCGAGTACGTCACCCGCCAGCTCTACCTGCCGGACACGGCGATCCTCATCACCAGGTTCCTCACCGATGCCGGAGTCGGCGAGGTGATCGACTTCATGCCCGTCGCCGACGGGGTCGAGACGGATCGGCACGCGATCGTGCGCATGGTACGCGTCGTGCGCGGCGAGATGACCTTCGAGGGCGAGATCCAGCCGCGGTTCGACTACGGGCGCGCGCCGCACCGGCTCGTCCGTTCCGGGGTGGGGGCGAAGTTCGTCTCGGACGACCTGACCATCACCCTGCACCGCGTGGGCGAGCCCGTCGTCCACGACGACGAGCGTGCGGCGCGGGTCGAGGTGGTCGGCGAGGGGGTGCGGGTCTCGATCACGCTGCGAGCGGGCGAGCTGACCGGGGTGATGCTCGAATCGGGGGATGTCGAGGCTCGCCAGATCTCGGAGGACGAACTCGTCGAGACGTTCCTCGCGACCAGGCGGTACTGGCGGGGATGGGTGGACCGGTCGACGTACACCGGGCGGTGGCGGGAGATGGTGACCCGGTCGGCCATCACCCTCAAGCTGATGACCTACGCCCCCACGGGCGCGCTCATCGCGGCGCCCACCGCGAGCCTGCCCGAGCAGGTCGGCGGTGGCCGCAACTGGGACTACCGCTACACGTGGGTGCGCGACGCCTCGTTCTCGGTGTACGCGCTGCTCAGCCTCGGGTACGACCGCGAGGCCGAGGCGTTCGTCGGCTGGCTGCTCGACCGCATCCACGAACAGCCCGGAGGCGAGGGCGGGCCGCTTCGGATCATGTACCGGGTCGACGGTTCAGCCGACCTCGACGAGGCGGAGCTCGAGCATCTCGCCGGGTACCGCGGGTCGCAGCCGGTCCGCGTCGGCAACGGCGCCTCGGGGCAACTGCAGCTCGACATCTACGGCGAGGCGATGGACTCGATCCGGCTGGCCGACACGCACGGCGTCGAGCTCTCGCACGCCGGGTGGGTGAAGGTCCGATCGATGCTCGACTGGCTCTGCGACCACTGGGACACCCCGGAGGAGGGCATCTGGGAGACCCGCGGCGGGCCGCAGCGGTTCACCTACGGCAGGTTCATGTCGTGGGTCGCGCTCGACCGCGGCATCCGTCTCGCCGAGGCGCACGGCAGGCCGTCCTCGTTCACGAGGTGGATGCACGAACGCGACCGCATCTACGAGCGGATCATGGAGGTCGGATTCGACCCCGAACGCGGTGCGTTCGTCCAGCACGAGGGAAGCGACGTGCTCGACGCCTCCCTGCTGCGGATGCCGCTGCTCGGCTTCGTGACGCCCAACGATCCGATGTGGCACTCGACGCTCGACGCGATCGACGAGCAACTCGTCTCCGACAGCCTCGTCTACCGCTACGACCCCGAGGCCGCTCCCGACGGGCTCGCCGGCGGCGAGGGGACCTTCACGCTCTGCTCGTTCTGGTACGTCGACGCGCTCGCCCGGTCGGGGCGACTCGACGAGGCGCGCCTCGTGTTCGAGAAGATGCTGACCTACGCCAACCACCTCGGCCTGTACGCCGAGGAGATCGGCCTCACTGGCGAGCAGCTCGGGAACTTCCCGCAGGCGTTCAGCCACCTCGCACTCATCAACGCGGCCGTGAACCTCGACTACCAGCTCGACCACGGGTCGGGCGACGTCGGGCCGGTGCTCCGTCGCCGGCGCATCGACTGA
- a CDS encoding DUF998 domain-containing protein, with product MTDERGARRVSARFVHHASAAAAMVAIAAAVAVAVGNLFVHMAHSAAHAAGIAHPHFDLVSVSVAVVFAVASLTALTLATVGSGRRGGRCRIAWVSPGLGAIANASVWATIAALAVVSAAEAFAPLPGGHLAACAVLAGGLGAVTGIVHRRAHHQPIYRSFNLVAMLLAAGALASMSLTRTGAWWALNFSTLGTSDDVAATWFNAGLVFSGAGMAVMAGPLSRGLARPEHRARRAAPAVVQTLIGVIGISLAGVGLVPIDADEVVHNVFASAAGAAFFVLAAGTPWMVERMPRRLRAASFASLGLEAAAWIAYDRLGWASLTVFEVVAFALVFVWLITLVVTTHPEREPSLGAAAEAIRAGGVVLGPAIRERVRTATVPVMPLAGGAPGMAPRLVRSS from the coding sequence ATGACGGATGAACGGGGCGCCAGACGCGTGTCGGCGCGGTTCGTCCACCATGCGAGCGCGGCCGCGGCGATGGTCGCGATCGCGGCGGCAGTCGCGGTGGCCGTCGGGAACCTGTTCGTGCACATGGCCCACAGCGCCGCGCACGCCGCCGGCATCGCGCATCCGCACTTCGACCTCGTGTCCGTGTCGGTGGCGGTCGTGTTCGCGGTGGCGTCGCTGACCGCGCTCACGCTCGCCACGGTCGGAAGCGGCCGCCGCGGCGGCAGGTGCCGGATCGCGTGGGTGTCGCCGGGCCTCGGCGCGATCGCGAACGCGTCGGTGTGGGCGACGATCGCCGCGCTCGCCGTGGTGAGCGCGGCCGAGGCCTTCGCCCCGTTGCCGGGTGGCCACCTCGCGGCGTGCGCGGTGCTCGCCGGAGGGCTCGGCGCGGTCACCGGAATCGTGCATCGGCGCGCGCACCACCAGCCGATATACCGGTCGTTCAACCTCGTCGCGATGCTCCTCGCCGCGGGTGCGCTCGCGAGCATGAGCCTGACCCGGACCGGGGCGTGGTGGGCGCTGAACTTCAGCACCCTCGGCACCTCGGACGACGTCGCCGCGACCTGGTTCAACGCGGGTCTCGTGTTCTCCGGTGCGGGCATGGCCGTGATGGCCGGCCCCCTCTCCCGCGGACTCGCCCGACCCGAGCACCGTGCGCGCCGCGCCGCGCCGGCCGTGGTCCAGACGCTGATCGGGGTGATCGGCATCTCGCTTGCCGGGGTCGGCCTCGTGCCGATCGACGCCGACGAAGTCGTGCACAACGTGTTCGCGAGCGCCGCGGGCGCGGCGTTCTTCGTGCTGGCGGCGGGCACCCCGTGGATGGTCGAGCGGATGCCGCGGCGCCTCAGGGCGGCATCGTTCGCGTCGCTCGGGCTCGAGGCCGCGGCGTGGATCGCCTACGACCGACTCGGGTGGGCGTCGCTGACCGTGTTCGAGGTGGTCGCGTTCGCGCTCGTGTTCGTCTGGCTGATCACCCTCGTCGTCACGACGCACCCGGAGCGCGAACCGTCGCTCGGAGCCGCTGCCGAGGCGATCCGGGCAGGAGGGGTTGTGCTCGGCCCGGCGATCCGCGAGCGTGTCCGTACGGCGACGGTGCCCGTGATGCCGCTCGCGGGCGGTGCCCCGGGAATGGCGCCGCGGCTGGTGCGTTCCAGTTAG
- the ku gene encoding non-homologous end joining protein Ku, with amino-acid sequence MRAVWKGAVTFGLVNVPVKLYSATEDHDVSLHQVHDADGGRIRYQRVCEIDGEIVPYQNIDKAYDDGERTVIITDEDLKSLPAERSREIEVVEFVPTDQVDPIMYDRSYYLEPDSASNKAYVLLREALDSTDRTAIVRMSLRQKTRLAALRVHGDVLMVQTLLWSDEVRAAAFPALEEPVKITKGELDLSKQLIESLANDFEPDQYVDEYQRDLRTLIEAKLEQGDALDTAATFGAPEEEAGGEVIDLMEALRQSIAAKRGGGTDASAPSASASASASKSSSAASASSATKGAAKGSGSKAKSDSAESADEKPAAKRRAAKKAG; translated from the coding sequence ATGCGAGCCGTGTGGAAGGGGGCGGTCACGTTCGGCCTCGTCAACGTGCCCGTCAAGCTGTACAGCGCCACCGAGGACCACGACGTGTCCCTGCACCAGGTGCACGACGCGGACGGCGGACGCATCCGCTACCAGCGCGTGTGCGAGATCGACGGCGAGATCGTGCCGTACCAGAACATCGACAAGGCGTACGACGACGGCGAACGCACGGTCATCATCACCGACGAGGACCTCAAGTCGCTGCCCGCCGAACGCAGCCGCGAGATCGAGGTCGTCGAGTTCGTGCCGACCGATCAGGTCGACCCGATCATGTACGACCGCAGCTACTACCTCGAACCCGATTCGGCGTCGAACAAGGCGTACGTGCTGCTTCGCGAGGCGCTCGACTCGACCGATCGGACCGCGATCGTGCGGATGTCGCTGCGCCAGAAGACCCGGCTGGCCGCGCTCCGCGTGCACGGCGACGTGCTCATGGTGCAGACGCTGCTCTGGAGCGACGAGGTGCGCGCGGCGGCGTTCCCCGCGCTCGAGGAGCCGGTGAAGATCACCAAGGGCGAGCTCGACCTGTCGAAGCAGCTCATCGAGAGCCTCGCGAACGACTTCGAGCCCGACCAGTACGTGGACGAGTACCAGCGAGACCTGCGCACCCTCATCGAGGCGAAGCTCGAACAGGGCGACGCGCTCGACACCGCGGCGACGTTCGGCGCACCCGAGGAGGAGGCCGGCGGCGAGGTCATCGACCTCATGGAGGCGCTGCGGCAGTCGATCGCGGCCAAGCGCGGGGGCGGGACGGATGCCTCGGCGCCATCGGCGTCGGCGTCGGCGTCGGCGTCGAAGTCGTCGTCGGCGGCGTCGGCGTCGTCTGCCACGAAGGGCGCGGCGAAGGGGTCGGGTTCGAAGGCGAAGTCCGACTCGGCCGAGTCGGCCGACGAGAAGCCTGCTGCGAAGCGGCGAGCCGCCAAGAAGGCGGGCTGA